The following proteins are encoded in a genomic region of Peromyscus eremicus chromosome 14, PerEre_H2_v1, whole genome shotgun sequence:
- the LOC131924586 gene encoding protein NYNRIN-like produces the protein MDHRKKGSAGIWTDFIWFTDGSSFLQEGERRAGAAVTTESEVIWAPLPPGTSAQKAELVALTQALRMAEDTFSGWTEAFPTKKETTNVVTKKLLDDIFPRYGMPQVLGSDNGPAFVSQVSQKVARLLGIDWKLHCAYRPQSSGQVECANRTIKETLTKLTLATGTRDWVLLLPLALYRARNTPGPHGLTPFEILYGAPPPIINFLHPDISSFATSPTLEAHLQALQLVQKVMWKPLADAYREQLTRPVVPHPFKIGDSVWVRRHQSRNLEPRWKGPYTILLTTPTALKVDGIAAWVHASHVKAAKELDEAENTETSTWRIRRSPNPLKIRLARGPP, from the coding sequence ATGGACCACCGAAAGAAAGGTTCAGCTGGCATCTGGACAGATTTCATCTGGTTTACGGATGGGAGCAGCTTCCTCCAAGAAGGAGAACGGAGGGCCGGAGCAGCCGTCACCACCGAATCAGAGGTAATTTGGGCGCCGCTGCCACCCGGTACATCGGCCCAAAAGGCAGAACTGGTTGCGCTAACCCAGGCCCTCCGGATGGCGGaagacaccttttcaggatggacaGAGGCCTTCCCTACCAAGAAGGAGACCACTAACGTGGTAACCAAGAAACTCCTGGATGACATCTTTCCCAGGTATGGAATGCCCCAGGTATTGGGGTCAGACAATGGGCCCGCCTTCGTCTCCCAGGTAAGTCAGAAGGTGGCCAGGCTATTGGGGATCGATTGGAAACTCCATTGTGCATACCGCCCCCAGAGCTCAGGACAGGTAGAATGCGCGAATAGAAccattaaggagactttaaccaaattaacgcttgcaactggcactagagattgggtgctcctactccCACTAGCcctttaccgagcccggaatactcctgggcccCATGGCCTCACCCCGTTTGAGATTCTGTATGGGGCTCCCCCACCAATTATAAATTTCCTTCACCCTGATATCTCCTCTTTTGCCACTAGCCCTACCTTGGAGGCGCACCTCCAAGCCCTCCAACTGGTACAGAAGGTGATGTGGAAACCCCTGGCCGATGCCTACCGGGAACAACTGACCCGCCCGGTGGTGCCTCACCCATTCAAGATTGGGGACTCTGTCTGGGTTCGACGCCATCAATCCAGGAACCTAGAGCCGAGATGGAAAGGACCGTACACCATCTTGTTAACAACTCCCACCGCACTCAAGGTTGACGGGATAGCAGCTTGGGTCCACGCGTCGCATGTAAAGGCTGCCAAAGAACTCGACGAAGCTGAGAACACCGAGACGTCTACATGGAGGATTCGACGCTCTCCAAACCCACTAAAGATAAGACTCGCCCGTGGGCCCCCTTAA